Within Sphingobium sp. SCG-1, the genomic segment GGAAGTGATGGAGTCCGAAGCTTCCACGCTGGACGAAGTGAGCTGAATCATAAGACCGGCCCCCGGGCCCCGGGGGCCGGTCTCATTGGGTGGTGGTTGGCCGCGCGTCCTATCGCTGCGCAGTGTCGTTTCGAACGGGGCGAGAGCATCGAGCGGTCGTCACTTCGCCGTCTCATCGTCGGGCGTGCGGCGATAGGCAGCTAGATCAAGCGTCAACGCGGCGAGCGCGGCAGCCCGGTCTTCGCCGTGACTCATCAGGAGATCGACAAGATCCTCTTGGTTAGGCTGTCCAAGCGCCAGCCGATACAAGAGGCGCTGGCGCCGCAAGCGTCGAAAACGCGCGACGTCGCGGCTTTGCGGCAGGCTGAACACATAGCGTTTGATCGCCGCGCCCTTCAGCAACCACCATGGGCTCAGGCCAGACGGGTCGTCATGGCGTTCTTCGGCCAGCCCTTCCAGATGGCACCAGGGTGAGCCTCCAAGCTTGGCTGTCGCTGTCAACGCGGCAGGCCCGACTGATTCCCCGAGTGGCCGCCGTACGACGAGACCGGCAAATCGCGAGATGCGACCTTCGCGTTGCTCGAGATCGACAGGATTGGACGGAAGGTCCCAATGCGCGATGCGATCGCACCACGTGTGAAAGTCGAGACCCTCCTGGCCCACCGACGTAGTGGCGAGAACATGGGGCCAGAACGGCGCATTAAAGGCACGACGCAGCTCCTGCGAGCGAACGGGCTTTGCGCGATCATCCCCGGCGAGCGGATCCTCGCTGGCATCGGTTCCGCCAAACGGCACCGCGGCATGGCATCGAACACGAATACCGCCGGGTCCGGCCGGAAGGTCCTTGAACGTGAACCAGCCGGACGCCGCAGCGAGTGCATCGTGAAGATCATCCACGAGTTCGGCAGGCCCGACGCGCGCTCGCGCCAGCCAGAAATGTTCATCAAGCAGGCTCTCAAAGCCGCCATCGATGATCGCACGCTGAAGCACCCGTGTTGGCTTGGCATCGCCGAGCCGGCCCCAAAATACAGGATTATCGAGATAATTGCGTAGCCGTTGCCAGCAGAACCGAATCAGCGAGTCCTGGCCGTCGTCCCCAAGGGCTTCGCTGTAATGGCGCATCCAGGCGCGCCCGACCGTGATGGCCGGCCCACCAAGCGCCATATCCGCGAGGTCTTGAAGCTCTCGTGGGCTGAGCCATTCGATCGCAGGAACATCGGCGCGTTGCGCAAGCAATTCCGCCAGCGCGCCGTCCTCATTGGCTAGATCTTGCCACAGGGCCTGTGCATCATCGAAATCGCCACTCACCTTTTCTACCGCAGCAAGCACCTGCCAACCGGGGAGCCGGCGCTTGGCATCCGATTTCGGATTGGTGCGGATTGGAATTCCGAAACCGCGTAGCACCTTCTTTAATTGCTGTTTCACGGTCAGCTGGGCGAGAGCCGGCGTGGCAAATCGTCCCTTGAGCGGATCGGTTTCCCGGATGAGAAATGCCGAAGGATGGAAGAGCGCCAACGTCGCGCCTTGACCCGCCTTTACCTGGAGCTTTCGTCGCGTCCAGGCCCGGTCGTACGACACGCCCGCAGTCGATGCATAGCGGTTTTCGACTTCGAGGCTGGTCAGCCCAGCCACGCTTTGCGGTGTAGCGCGAAAGCGGCTGAACAGGAGGAGTTTCGGTGATGACGCCTCGGTCCATCCGCCGGCAAGCGGCCACCAGCGCACAGACGGGGCTACCCATGGCAACGCCAGTTGCTCTACCGAACAAACGTCGAGCAAAGCGCGTAGTTTAGCACTTCCCCAGCCACCGCTTGAGCCCCGCGGACGTCGCGCCGCGGTGAGCGCTGGGACGGAGCGCTCTGGCTTGAATTCCACACCGGTGGAGATCTTGTACCGAATCCCAAGCGACTGGGCGGGCAGCGGCACGGATAGCCAATAAGGCAGCGCCGCGGCTTTCAATTTGCCAGGAACACCTTCGGCAAAATGTTTGAACACCTGCAAATCAGCCGCCTGCAGGCTGTGGTCCGGATGATGCGTTCCTTCCCAATCGAGATCGGCCGGATCCTGTCGCTCGGTTCTGGCCATCATCGGGCGCAACAATGTCTGAATATCGTGCCTCATGGCCTGGGCGTGTTCGACCAAATTCGGGTCGGCATCCTCGTCGGCCATCCGGCCGATGCGGCGTAGGATCGCGCCAAACCGTTCGAAAAGCATAGACGCTTCGCTGCGCGCTGTTTTCCCGCCGAGGAAATCGATGATGTCGAAAAGTTCTTCGTGCGGCTGGTTCTGCGCGCCTTCCCAACTCTCGCTGTAGAGCCGGTAGGGCGTCGCAGAAAGCAGGATCATTGCCGGGCCACGGCCTGTCTTGCCGTCGAGCAGGGCATGCACCAGCCGGTCGTCCTTTGACGGCTTCAGCAGGTCGCGATACCGCTGAAATTCATCGAAGATGATGAGATCGGGCGGCGTTGCCAGCAGGCAGGCTTCGGCCAACGGCCGGCGAAGCCGTGCCAGCACGTGCAATTTCTTCTCTGCGGTTGTCGCGGCGAGGATCTTCTTGCGCGCGTTGTGGCCAAATTCGCGAACCAGCGCGCTGCGATACTCGTTGATGAATTTGACGGGCAGCTCACCAACCCATTTGCGCGCATTTCTGAGT encodes:
- a CDS encoding DEAD/DEAH box helicase family protein, which codes for MTTIPRKFQTETVDAAIAALKSKGRRRFLVADEVGLGKTLVAREVLRKLSNDGEKPFTVYYITSNTKVSDQNANRLLDFLGKEAKAAVSTVDRLGLIPLEGKKRPGVRLYPLAPLTSFPALTTRPQTGKVGERAFIACLLDRCYEGLGDELPAGFMQQRAQSSWAGALRNARKWVGELPVKFINEYRSALVREFGHNARKKILAATTAEKKLHVLARLRRPLAEACLLATPPDLIIFDEFQRYRDLLKPSKDDRLVHALLDGKTGRGPAMILLSATPYRLYSESWEGAQNQPHEELFDIIDFLGGKTARSEASMLFERFGAILRRIGRMADEDADPNLVEHAQAMRHDIQTLLRPMMARTERQDPADLDWEGTHHPDHSLQAADLQVFKHFAEGVPGKLKAAALPYWLSVPLPAQSLGIRYKISTGVEFKPERSVPALTAARRPRGSSGGWGSAKLRALLDVCSVEQLALPWVAPSVRWWPLAGGWTEASSPKLLLFSRFRATPQSVAGLTSLEVENRYASTAGVSYDRAWTRRKLQVKAGQGATLALFHPSAFLIRETDPLKGRFATPALAQLTVKQQLKKVLRGFGIPIRTNPKSDAKRRLPGWQVLAAVEKVSGDFDDAQALWQDLANEDGALAELLAQRADVPAIEWLSPRELQDLADMALGGPAITVGRAWMRHYSEALGDDGQDSLIRFCWQRLRNYLDNPVFWGRLGDAKPTRVLQRAIIDGGFESLLDEHFWLARARVGPAELVDDLHDALAAASGWFTFKDLPAGPGGIRVRCHAAVPFGGTDASEDPLAGDDRAKPVRSQELRRAFNAPFWPHVLATTSVGQEGLDFHTWCDRIAHWDLPSNPVDLEQREGRISRFAGLVVRRPLGESVGPAALTATAKLGGSPWCHLEGLAEERHDDPSGLSPWWLLKGAAIKRYVFSLPQSRDVARFRRLRRQRLLYRLALGQPNQEDLVDLLMSHGEDRAAALAALTLDLAAYRRTPDDETAK